One Cytophagia bacterium CHB2 genomic window carries:
- a CDS encoding deoxyribodipyrimidine photolyase has protein sequence MNLFLEKLSRLKGDDRNRRWLFVPYDQLSDQLGPLARENPRAFGIILIENRWKAERRPYHKQKLAFVLSNSRHFALEQAGRGVAVRYLFCDSPYCEALRPLCAELGPLEMMQPAERELRVDLQPLLDSGAVKIIPHEGWLTTAEQFHASQKNKMPWRMDAFYRHVRRATGILMNSGKPLGGKFSFDAENRRPWKFEPAAPTPPSFALTDIKAEVGELIEKHYAHHPGRLDLSTLPATLHDTEQLWDWAKRECLPWFGPYEDAMSAASRSLFHTRLSPLLNLHRLLPQRVVAEVEQLELPLASREGFIRQILGWREYVHHVHDATDGFRNLPSVEIRKAPGDGGYQRWTKKTWPASLSDDARLDGGAAPAVLGDQTPLPPAYWGEESGLACLDHVVNAVWEESYSHHITRLMVLANLATLLDVSPRELTDWFWVAYSDAYDWVVEPNVLGMGTFALGDFITTKPYVSGAAYLNRMSDYCSHCAFDPKTICPITPLYWAFLARHAEKLKTNQRMALALATMRKRSATQRRHDQKIFEKIRETLIAGEKLTPALMEA, from the coding sequence TTGAACCTATTTTTAGAAAAACTGAGCCGGCTTAAGGGCGATGATCGCAACCGCCGGTGGCTGTTCGTGCCCTACGATCAACTTTCAGATCAACTCGGGCCGCTGGCGCGTGAAAATCCGCGCGCATTTGGCATCATTCTAATTGAAAACCGCTGGAAAGCGGAACGCCGGCCGTATCACAAACAAAAACTCGCATTCGTTCTTTCGAATTCACGGCATTTTGCTTTGGAACAAGCCGGGCGTGGCGTTGCCGTTCGCTACCTTTTTTGTGATTCGCCTTATTGCGAAGCCCTGAGGCCTTTATGCGCCGAGCTTGGCCCGTTGGAGATGATGCAGCCGGCAGAGCGCGAATTGCGCGTCGATCTTCAGCCATTGCTAGACAGCGGCGCAGTGAAAATCATTCCGCATGAAGGCTGGCTCACCACCGCAGAGCAATTTCATGCCAGCCAGAAAAACAAAATGCCCTGGCGCATGGATGCGTTTTATCGCCATGTCCGCCGCGCGACCGGCATACTGATGAACAGCGGCAAGCCGCTGGGCGGAAAATTCAGCTTTGATGCGGAGAATCGCCGGCCGTGGAAATTTGAGCCAGCCGCGCCCACGCCGCCGAGTTTTGCGCTGACCGATATCAAAGCCGAAGTCGGCGAGTTGATCGAGAAACATTATGCGCATCATCCCGGCCGCCTTGATTTGAGCACACTGCCTGCAACATTGCACGACACAGAACAACTCTGGGACTGGGCGAAGCGAGAATGTTTGCCGTGGTTCGGGCCTTATGAAGATGCAATGTCTGCGGCCTCCCGCAGCTTGTTTCACACGCGTTTGTCGCCATTGTTGAACCTGCATCGCTTGCTGCCGCAGCGTGTTGTCGCGGAAGTCGAGCAATTGGAGTTGCCTCTGGCGAGCCGGGAAGGATTTATTCGGCAGATTCTGGGGTGGCGTGAGTATGTGCATCACGTACATGATGCCACTGACGGTTTTCGCAATTTGCCTTCGGTAGAAATTAGGAAAGCGCCGGGAGATGGAGGTTACCAACGTTGGACAAAGAAAACTTGGCCGGCTTCTCTCAGTGACGATGCGCGCCTCGACGGCGGCGCTGCGCCCGCAGTTTTGGGCGATCAAACGCCGCTGCCACCGGCTTATTGGGGCGAAGAATCCGGGCTGGCGTGTTTAGATCATGTCGTCAACGCGGTTTGGGAGGAGAGTTACAGCCATCACATCACGCGCTTAATGGTGCTGGCGAATCTCGCGACACTGCTGGACGTTTCACCGCGCGAGTTGACCGACTGGTTTTGGGTGGCATATAGCGATGCTTACGATTGGGTTGTGGAACCGAATGTGTTGGGCATGGGAACCTTTGCGCTCGGCGATTTCATCACCACCAAGCCTTATGTTTCCGGCGCCGCCTATCTCAATCGCATGAGCGACTATTGCAGCCATTGCGCCTTTGATCCCAAAACGATTTGTCCGATTACCCCGCTTTACTGGGCATTTCTGGCGCGGCATGCAGAAAAATTAAAAACG